The region ATGCAGCCGACGAGCTTCGGGACCGAAAACAGCAGTCCGGCCGAGACATTACCATTCTGGGCAGCGCGCACCTGTCCCGTTCGTTACTCGAAGCCGGTCTGATCGACGAACTGCAACTGGTCGTCAACCCCGTGGTGCTGGGAGCCGGCCGCACGCTGTTGGCAGGCCTGCCTACGTCCCTCCGACTTCAGCTGCTGCGTGTCAGGCCTTTTGCATCGGGGAATGTTCTGTTGACCTATGCCCCTGCCGCAAGTTTCTGAAACGCACCTCCATTCCTGACTTAACCAACCTCAATTCAATGACCATTATCAATCCGTACCTCAATTTCAACGGCAACTGCGAAGAAGCCTTCACGTTCTATAAATCCGTTTTCGGAGGCGATTTTGTGTCGCTCATGCGCTTTCAAGATGCCCCCGGCCATCAGCCCGGTTCCGCCCACGCCAACCAGATTATGCACGTGTCGTTGCCCGTTGGTTCGCATACCATTTTGATGGGCAGCGATCGGCCCGCTTCGTTGGGCGAAGGCGCCTTCGGCGATAACTTCTCCATTTCCATCGGCACGACGAGTCAAGCCGAAGCCGACGCACTGTTCCACGGCATTTCGGCCGACGGCCACGTGACCATGCCCCTCGACAACACCTTCTGGGGCGCTTACTTCGGCATGTGCACGGATAAGTTCGGCATCAATTGGATGGTGAGCTACGACCCAAACGCCCTCCCTGCCTCCTGAGCAACGAGTTCTGCCTTCGTCGGCCTGGCGGGTGCATGGCCCGGTCGACGAGGGTGCTTTGACGAAGCACGCTTCTTAACGAAGGGAGGTTACGCCTCCTAACTCTTGATTATGCCCTAATTCGCAACCGGTTGGTTGCACATAGAGGAACATGAAACGTGATAGCTTTCAGGCGATTGCCGACCCTACCCGCCGGGCCATTCTGGAGTTGTTGACCCAGGCACCCATGACGCCGAACGCACTGGCCGAACACTTTGCCACGAGTCGACAGGCCATCTCCAAGCACCTTCAGTTGCTTAAAGCCTGTGGCGTGATCGAACCTTACAAAACAGGGCGAGAAATGCATTACCAGCTCAACGCACACGCGATGCAGGAAATCGACCGCTGGCTGATTCCGTTCCGAAAGCGCTGGGCCACCCGCTTCCACCAGTTGGATCAATTATTACCTCACATAAACCCCAATCCCCATGAAAAGTAGTCTTCTGATGGAGTTTTCTGTCGACAAGGAAAACAACACCATCCACGTCAAACGCGAATTTGCCGCCCCGCTTGCTACCGTTTGGGCCGCCTGGACCGAAGCCCGGTGGCTCGACCAATGGTGGGCGCCCAAGCCCTGGAAAGCCGAGACCAAAACGTTGGATTTCACGGAGGGCGGTCACTGGCTCTACGCCATGGTCGGCCCCGACGGAGAAACCCACTGGAGCCGGGCAGACTTCCACACCATTGTGCCCCTCCAAAAATTCGAGACGCAGGATGCCTTCTGCGATGAATCAGGACAGGTCAACACCGAAGGGCCCCGTTCGTATTGGCTGGTTTCGTT is a window of Catalinimonas alkaloidigena DNA encoding:
- a CDS encoding VOC family protein; protein product: MTIINPYLNFNGNCEEAFTFYKSVFGGDFVSLMRFQDAPGHQPGSAHANQIMHVSLPVGSHTILMGSDRPASLGEGAFGDNFSISIGTTSQAEADALFHGISADGHVTMPLDNTFWGAYFGMCTDKFGINWMVSYDPNALPAS
- a CDS encoding ArsR/SmtB family transcription factor — its product is MKRDSFQAIADPTRRAILELLTQAPMTPNALAEHFATSRQAISKHLQLLKACGVIEPYKTGREMHYQLNAHAMQEIDRWLIPFRKRWATRFHQLDQLLPHINPNPHEK
- a CDS encoding SRPBCC domain-containing protein; the encoded protein is MKSSLLMEFSVDKENNTIHVKREFAAPLATVWAAWTEARWLDQWWAPKPWKAETKTLDFTEGGHWLYAMVGPDGETHWSRADFHTIVPLQKFETQDAFCDESGQVNTEGPRSYWLVSFEKASEATLVNVHLKYDHASDLEKILEMGFKEGFTAGLENLDEVLAHA